The sequence CATTGTCTTTTATAGGAATTTTCTTTAATTCAGAGTCTGGTATTAGTTTCATTTTTTTCCTCTTTTAAATTAAAATGTTTTATTATTTTCATTGCTGTTTCTTTTGCAGAAACGTAAGAATTATCAATTTCTAAACTTTCAACAAAATCTATTTTAGTATAATAATCATATGTTTGTAAATCTTTTAATAAAACTGTTTCCTCATTTATTTTTTTGTATTCTTTTCTAGATTCAGAATTAACTCTTTTGATTAATTCATCTTTATTACTATATAAATGTACAAAATAGATCTGTCCATTATATTTTTTAATTATGTTATATATATTATTTACAAATTCCTTATCTTCACTTGGGGCATAACAAAAAGTAAAAATGATATTTGCGATATCCTCTTTAGCGATATGCTCTATTATATCTAATCTTAATTTTTCAAGAAGTTTCATAAAATTTTTAGATCTAAAAGGAAATAAAGATTTTACTAAATCAACAGTTAAATGATTATGAAATAATTTAAAATCTGTTAATTTAGCTATTTCTTTTGCAACAGTTAATTTTCCCACTGCTGGTGATCCATAAATAAAAATCATTTTCATATAAAAAATAAAGATAAAAAGAAATAAAAAATGGAGTATTAAATACTTTTTCTTGTTATTCCTTTTATTCTGTCAAAATGCTTGTCTTCTGAAACAATAATATCAATACCATATTCAAACATGAGGGCAAGATGAATAGAATCTGCAGGTTTGAAACCAAGTTCTAAATAATTACCTACTTTTAAAGCAACATTTCTATTCATATCTAATATTTTAAGATTGGGTATTTTAAGAAATGCTTCCCAATATTCTTTTAATTTTTTTCCTCCTCTGTTTTTCATTATTACCCAGATTGCTTCATCGAAAGATAGAATACTTGTACTCGCAGAAATTCTATTATCATTTAAGTCTGAAATTATCTTTCTTGCTTTTTTGCCTTTTTCCTGATTATTCAAAACAGCATGAATAAAAACATTTGAATCAAGATACATCTATATTACACCTCTGCATCTTTTTAGTAATTCCTTCTTCACGTGCTGTTTTTATCAATTTTTTAATCTCTTTTTCAGAAACATTTGCTTCTTCAGCAAATTTTTCCATTTCTTTTACTACATCTGTCTCTTTTTCAATATATACTCTATCCTCTTCAATTTTGAAAACTACTTTTGAACCTTTTGATAAACCAAACATCCTTCTTATAAATGCAGGAATAACTACTAACCCATTAGCATGAATTTCTCTTACTTCCATATAAAAACCTCCTTATGTCATTTATCTTAAAGTACATACTTTAAATTATCTTAAAGTACATATTTAAAGGTTTGTATGGGGTTAGTCTGTAATCCCTTTTTCAGAAACTGTGAAAACACATTCTGCATCTGGCATTGAAGGCGAATCAACTAATCTTGCAACTCTTTTATCTCCCTTACTTCTTCTTAAATATACTCTATATGTAGAAGCGTGAGCCAAAACATGTCCTCCAATAGGAATTGTTGGATCTCCAAATAAAATTCCTGGATTATCCATTACTTGATTTGTTATTATAACTGCTAGATTATTAGCATCTGCCAATTTCTGCAGTGTATGGATATGTGTATTTAATTTTTGCTGTCTTTCACTTAAAGAGCCTCTTCCAGAATAATCAGATCTAAAATGAGAAGTTAAAGAATCTATAATTAATAACTTAATATTATTATGTTTAATTAATTCATCTGCTTTTTCCACTAATATCATTTGGTGATCTGAATTAACTGCTCTTGCTACATGTATATTTCTTAATACTTCTTCAGGATCCATTCCTTGAGCTTCTGCTATTTGAGTTATTCTTTCAGGCCTAAAAGTATTTTCAGAATCAATAAATAATACTCCACCTTCTAATCCTCCTTCTTCTTTTGATTTTTGAACAGTTACACTAGTTTGAAAACCTAGTTGTGAATTATGGAGCCACAGTGGTTTTAATCCGCCTATAAAATTATGTGTTCCTTCAACATGAACATCATATATATTTCCTTCATATTCATTATGATTTACTTCTACTATTTTTTCCCAAGCAATTGGTTTATTTGCAAGTATTTCAAGTGTTTTCATATCCCTTTTTAATTCATCATCTGTTACTATTTTATTAATCATTTGTTTTAATACGTCTGCAATTGGTTCTTTTATATCCTCTGGCATATTTCTAGTCATATAATTTTGGAAAGTTGATCTCTTAATTTTCATTTTTTGTCTTATATCTGAAGTTTTAAAAGGCAATTCGTTAAACCAAGAAAGCAATTCCCCATATTCTTTATTAATTATTTTTTCTTCTATCTCTCTCATATTTCTTATTTTAACTAAATAATGCTCGTATGCTTTTTGGCAAGTATCTTTTGTAACTACTCCTGTAACTGGAGTTTTAGCGATATAATTCCAAAATAAAGAAAATAATTCTTTTTTATAAAATCCTTTTTTAGAATAATTGCCATTTCTTCTTCTACTTCCCGAAAGTTTATTATGTACTCTCTTTAAAATGACAGAAAAATATTTTGTTGGGATTCCATGTGTCTCTGCTTTAGAAAATGATTCTAACTCTCCAGTATTTTTAACACTTTGTTCAAGCAATTGTTTGAATTTATATTTACTTATATTATCAGTAACAAATACTCTATAATATTTGTTTCTTCTCATAGATAGTGTTGATTTTATTCCCAACCTTGCTAATAAATATAATAAATCACTAGCTAATTTTTTAGATGCGGTACAAAAACTTATTGAATTATTAATACATCCATCTCCATCAAGATATCCACTTAAAAATGCAGCTATTCTTTGTTTATCTGCATTTAGTACATTCTTAGGAACATATTTTGTAAAAGAATTTGTATCTGCTAATCCTCCTAACACTCTTTTAGTATCTTTATATAACAAGATTCTTTTTTTACTATCATATGTTCCTTTTTTTCCAAATTTATTTTTGAGAAAACTTTGCACTTTATCCACTATTTTTTCATCAAAATTTGTAATACTTAATGGATTGGCAGTTCCTTCTGCTACGAAAACACCAAGAAAATATGCTTCTTCTTCACTAATTTGATTACTTGCAGTAGTATAATCAAATCCTTGAGGAGTTGCTATATAACTTCCTTTTTTCAAATCACCAAATGGTACCCATTTCAATCCTTGTTCATCAATAGTTAATAAGGGATGATTGAGTGTTAATTCTAAACTAGAACCTCTATTTGTTTTCAATGACCAAATCTCATTAATTTTCTCTTTATACATCTCAGTTACTTTACTTTTTTTAGGCTTTCCAGAAGCATCTAAACTCATTACCCAAATATCTCTTTTAGGTTTAGTTATAACTCCTTCTTCATAAGGAACTTCTTCTGTTTTGTATTTTTCATATATCTCTTCTATTTCATTAATATATGGTTCATGACTATTGAAAAAGAAAACAGGAGTATTTTTTGAAACACATTTTCCAGAACCAAATTTACCATAAAATTCTGTAATAGCCATTGTCTCTATTCCACCACCTAATAAATTATCTAACTCTTCTGAACCTGTTGTTATTTTTTTAATGTCTCTTCTTCTTTCCATAATCATATCCGCTGTTTCAAAACCCATTTCTAAAGCATCTCTTGCTCCAGCTATTGTTTTTTTAGCTGTTTCTACTCCTAATCCAGCTACTTCTCCTAATTCATGGGGGGAAGCAACAGCTATTTTTTGAATATCATAACCTGCATCTTCTAATTTTTTAGCAGTAGCAGGGCCTACCCCAGGTAAGTCCTTTAATTTTTTAGTAACTACAATATCTGTCATATAATCACCTTATTCATTTTTGAAAACTAAAAGTCTCAAATCACCTATTTTTAAGGTATAAAATTCCTTGCCTGCTTTTGAAATGTTTTTCCACATTGCACCTACGTTTCTAAAATTTGTTTCTCCTTCTTGGTCTTTATCAATTTGTACAATTCTAAAATCTGGTTTTGTACCCTTTTTTTGTGAGTCCTCAGACTCAAAATCAGATATATTTTTTTTCATACTTATCTTCCTCCGCACGCGCTCTTTAAGAGCGCTCCGCTAAATAATATTATGTTGCGATTTGTTTATAAAGGATTTCAAAGAGTAGTTTTCCGGATGTTTATGAAGTAAAATTAATTTAAAATTACTTGAATTTCTTTTTTATCTGCAAATTTGGGTATAGTCAAATTTGTTGAAACATTCGCAGTTTCAGTTTCTAAAAATATATTTATTATCGTACCCTTTCTTAAATTATTCATTATAATTTTTGAATTTTTTGTATTTTTAAGGAAAGTTTTAACTTTATGAATAGAAGTTAAAGCAGAATTATTTTTCAATAAAATATAAAAAAATTTAGAAGCATTCGTAAATTCTAAGCCTACAATTTCCCCTTTTTTATTTAAATCAATATCAAAATTACCAAATTCTAAAGTAAAAATAGATTTATTTTTTGCATTAAACAAAAATAAATTATCATTATTTCTATCATAATCAACATTAAATTTTACCATATCTATCTACCTTTTTTTGAAGTTTGTTATTTATTTTCATTACAGATTTTAATTCTATATATTTATTTATAATAATAAATGTTTTATATGTTGTCCTATGATTTTTTTTAAATCTACATTGATATCTTTCTTTATTTTTTGGATGTGGAGGATCAATTATAAATATTTTATTTATTTTTTCATCTTTTAATTTCTCCAATAAATTTTCTAAATTTATGTCCCTTTGTTTTGCTCTTAATATTGCGTGCCCATCTATAATTATTTCTTTTGATTTAAGTTTAGAAAGTAATTGTTTTTCTGAATTCATATTATTTTATATTACTTATTATTTTTATAAAGGATTTTAAAGAGTAGTTTTCCGGATGTTTATGAAGTAATTTATTGTAATACCCAAGGCTTTTTTCCTGAATTCCAAAGTTCTCTTGCTGTTAAAACATCTTTATATGTTCCAATATCCATCCAAAAACCAGGGTGTTTATATGCCATAAGCTCATTTTCTTTTGCTAATAAAGGTAAAGTTGTTTTTGATAAATCTTCTCCTTCTTTTAAATAATCAATAACTTCTTTTTTAAGTACTAAAAATCCTGCGTTTATCCAATCATCTAATTTTGGTTTTTCTTTAAATTCTTGTATTAAATTTGGATTATTTATATTAAATTTTAAAACCCCAAAAGCAGAATATGGTTGAACTGAAGTTAAAGTTGCTTTTTTATTATGATTTAAATGAAAATTATATAACTCTTTTACATTAACATTAGCTAAATCATCTCCATATGAAACCATTATATTATTGAAATTTCCTGCTAATTTAGAAGCTTTTAAAATTCCTCCGCTTGTATTTGTTGAATAAGATTCTTCTGAAAATTGTATTTGCCAATCTTTAGGATAATCATTAAATTTAAACCAGTCAATAATCTGTTCTTTCATATGTCCAACATGAACAATAAATTCATTAAATCCATAATGAGAATACATATTCATTAAATGAATTAAAAGAGGTTTTTCACCCACTTCAATTAAAGGTTTTGGAATTTCATGTGTTAATTCTAATAAACGAGTCCCTTTTCCTGCACATAAAAATATTACTTTTGGTTTTTCCATAAAAATATATACTAACCAAATATTTATAAATTAAAAGATGCAGAATAAAAACAAGGTTTTTTAGATGATAGAATATTTACATATTAAAGACGTTCAAAAAGAAGAGATGATTGATAAAACAGTTACTTTGCGCGGTTGGGCATATAGAACTAGAGGAAGCAGTGCAATGAGATTTATTGTTTTGCGAGATTCAACAGGTATTATACAATGCACAACAATACAAAAAGAAGTTGATGAAAAAACATGGAAAAGCGCAGAAGAATTATATGTTGAAAGTTCTTTTACTGTTAAAGGGATAGTAAGAAAAGATGACAGGGCACCAGGAGGTTATGAATTAACTGTTAAAGAATTAGAACCTATTTGTATTGGAGAACCTTTTCCAATTGCAAAAGATTTATCCCCCGAATTTTTAGCTGATAAAAGGCATTTATGGTTAAGAAGCCAAAAAATGACAGCAATATTAAAAATTAGAAGCACTGTTTTTGATGCTATTCATGAATATTTTAGAAAACAAGGATTTTATGAATATCATTCCCCAATATTTCAGGCAGTTCAATGTGAAGGAGGATCTACTTTGTTTTCAGTAGACTACTTTGGAGATGATAAAGTATTTTTAGCACAAACATGGCAATTATATGCAGAACCTGCAATATTCTCTTTAGAAAAAATATATACAATTTCTCCATCATTTAGGGCAGAAAAATCAAAAACTTCGAGACATTTAACAGAATATTGGCATGCTGAAATGGAAGGTGCTTGGTTTACATTTGATGATGTTATCTCTCATGGAGAAGGAGTAATAAAATATATTGTGAAAAAAGTTCTTGAAGAAAGAAAA comes from Candidatus Micrarchaeia archaeon and encodes:
- the radA gene encoding DNA repair and recombination protein RadA — its product is MTDIVVTKKLKDLPGVGPATAKKLEDAGYDIQKIAVASPHELGEVAGLGVETAKKTIAGARDALEMGFETADMIMERRRDIKKITTGSEELDNLLGGGIETMAITEFYGKFGSGKCVSKNTPVFFFNSHEPYINEIEEIYEKYKTEEVPYEEGVITKPKRDIWVMSLDASGKPKKSKVTEMYKEKINEIWSLKTNRGSSLELTLNHPLLTIDEQGLKWVPFGDLKKGSYIATPQGFDYTTASNQISEEEAYFLGVFVAEGTANPLSITNFDEKIVDKVQSFLKNKFGKKGTYDSKKRILLYKDTKRVLGGLADTNSFTKYVPKNVLNADKQRIAAFLSGYLDGDGCINNSISFCTASKKLASDLLYLLARLGIKSTLSMRRNKYYRVFVTDNISKYKFKQLLEQSVKNTGELESFSKAETHGIPTKYFSVILKRVHNKLSGSRRRNGNYSKKGFYKKELFSLFWNYIAKTPVTGVVTKDTCQKAYEHYLVKIRNMREIEEKIINKEYGELLSWFNELPFKTSDIRQKMKIKRSTFQNYMTRNMPEDIKEPIADVLKQMINKIVTDDELKRDMKTLEILANKPIAWEKIVEVNHNEYEGNIYDVHVEGTHNFIGGLKPLWLHNSQLGFQTSVTVQKSKEEGGLEGGVLFIDSENTFRPERITQIAEAQGMDPEEVLRNIHVARAVNSDHQMILVEKADELIKHNNIKLLIIDSLTSHFRSDYSGRGSLSERQQKLNTHIHTLQKLADANNLAVIITNQVMDNPGILFGDPTIPIGGHVLAHASTYRVYLRRSKGDKRVARLVDSPSMPDAECVFTVSEKGITD
- a CDS encoding type II toxin-antitoxin system VapC family toxin, which encodes MYLDSNVFIHAVLNNQEKGKKARKIISDLNDNRISASTSILSFDEAIWVIMKNRGGKKLKEYWEAFLKIPNLKILDMNRNVALKVGNYLELGFKPADSIHLALMFEYGIDIIVSEDKHFDRIKGITRKSI
- a CDS encoding sugar phosphate nucleotidyltransferase, whose product is MEKPKVIFLCAGKGTRLLELTHEIPKPLIEVGEKPLLIHLMNMYSHYGFNEFIVHVGHMKEQIIDWFKFNDYPKDWQIQFSEESYSTNTSGGILKASKLAGNFNNIMVSYGDDLANVNVKELYNFHLNHNKKATLTSVQPYSAFGVLKFNINNPNLIQEFKEKPKLDDWINAGFLVLKKEVIDYLKEGEDLSKTTLPLLAKENELMAYKHPGFWMDIGTYKDVLTARELWNSGKKPWVLQ
- a CDS encoding DUF2283 domain-containing protein gives rise to the protein MVKFNVDYDRNNDNLFLFNAKNKSIFTLEFGNFDIDLNKKGEIVGLEFTNASKFFYILLKNNSALTSIHKVKTFLKNTKNSKIIMNNLRKGTIINIFLETETANVSTNLTIPKFADKKEIQVILN
- a CDS encoding AAA family ATPase, translated to MKMIFIYGSPAVGKLTVAKEIAKLTDFKLFHNHLTVDLVKSLFPFRSKNFMKLLEKLRLDIIEHIAKEDIANIIFTFCYAPSEDKEFVNNIYNIIKKYNGQIYFVHLYSNKDELIKRVNSESRKEYKKINEETVLLKDLQTYDYYTKIDFVESLEIDNSYVSAKETAMKIIKHFNLKEEKNETNTRL
- a CDS encoding DUF736 family protein, whose amino-acid sequence is MKKNISDFESEDSQKKGTKPDFRIVQIDKDQEGETNFRNVGAMWKNISKAGKEFYTLKIGDLRLLVFKNE
- the asnS gene encoding asparagine--tRNA ligase, which codes for MIEYLHIKDVQKEEMIDKTVTLRGWAYRTRGSSAMRFIVLRDSTGIIQCTTIQKEVDEKTWKSAEELYVESSFTVKGIVRKDDRAPGGYELTVKELEPICIGEPFPIAKDLSPEFLADKRHLWLRSQKMTAILKIRSTVFDAIHEYFRKQGFYEYHSPIFQAVQCEGGSTLFSVDYFGDDKVFLAQTWQLYAEPAIFSLEKIYTISPSFRAEKSKTSRHLTEYWHAEMEGAWFTFDDVISHGEGVIKYIVKKVLEERKEELKILERDIEKLKPCVEKPFIRMTYTKSLEILKDKCKMKIEWGKDLRTIEEDKLSQLYDTPIIITHYPKAVKAFYMTEDEKDPKTVHGVDFIAPEGYGEIIGGSEREADIEKIKKRLIEQKEDPAQYEFYLDTRKYGSVPHGGFGLGVERIIAWICGLDTIKDAIPFPRTMTRYKP